In Leifsonia sp. ZF2019, a genomic segment contains:
- a CDS encoding SDR family NAD(P)-dependent oxidoreductase, with protein sequence MPVLIVIGYGPGNGHAIAHRFGREGWSIALVGRRAERLQAGVAQLEATGVAAHAFVGDAGDPDSLRATLRAIRADLGPVSAVALTAYRNVVVDDVLIADPETVAHVFDIGVAGLLAAVQTTLDDLRTASGAVLVVNGALGLHDDAIDGYAVSFGGDGVALECSAKTKLVGLLAARLRPEGVYVGEVVINGSVQGSPHAGPTAIDPAEIAERLWRMAAERVETHVHIAEQRP encoded by the coding sequence ATGCCCGTGCTCATCGTCATCGGATACGGCCCAGGAAACGGCCACGCCATCGCCCACCGCTTCGGCCGGGAGGGCTGGTCGATCGCCCTCGTCGGACGGCGCGCCGAACGGCTTCAGGCCGGCGTCGCGCAGCTGGAGGCCACGGGTGTCGCCGCCCACGCGTTCGTCGGCGACGCCGGCGACCCCGACTCGCTCCGGGCCACACTGCGGGCGATCCGCGCCGACCTCGGGCCGGTCTCCGCCGTCGCTCTCACCGCCTACCGGAACGTCGTCGTGGACGATGTCCTGATCGCGGACCCGGAGACCGTCGCCCACGTCTTCGACATCGGCGTCGCGGGTCTGCTCGCCGCCGTCCAGACGACACTCGACGACCTGCGGACCGCCTCCGGTGCGGTCCTCGTCGTCAACGGCGCGCTGGGACTGCACGACGACGCCATCGACGGGTACGCGGTGTCGTTCGGCGGCGACGGCGTCGCTCTGGAGTGCTCCGCGAAGACCAAGCTGGTCGGCCTCCTCGCCGCCCGGCTGCGCCCGGAGGGCGTCTACGTCGGCGAGGTCGTCATCAACGGCTCCGTGCAGGGCTCGCCGCACGCCGGTCCCACGGCGATCGATCCGGCCGAGATCGCCGAGCGTCTGTGGCGGATGGCGGCGGAGCGGGTCGAGACGCACGTCCACATCGCCGAGCAGCGCCCCTGA
- a CDS encoding glycosyltransferase family 4 protein, with translation MDVTPDPPRVLYSFPHTLGRAGIAETALQQVRGLARAGVPVVLFCTSAIGVELPPGVELHETLVLAGRRIPHRALGVQRAYDLHDRRVSAWLRRHPDAVDVVHAWPRGCLRTLATAAGLGIAALRESPNAHTTSTVRASAAASADAGIPLPADHSHAASAAVLDQEDREYRAATAVLVPSDYARREFVAQGFPADRLLQHRYGCDLQRFPARGPFGPHPFRAVFIGRGDPTKGLHVALEAWVRAAIPDGELLIAGRIQPDYEAALLPLLEEPGVRRLGFVDDVPALLGTADVLLLPSWTEGSALVILEAQASGCVPLVSDAGGALGTPGEDYLRHTVGDADALADQLRSLATDPVRLARLSAHLTAGRTALGWDAAATALIGCYREALLMRAAEGVERAR, from the coding sequence GTGGACGTGACACCGGACCCGCCGCGGGTGCTCTACAGCTTTCCGCACACGCTCGGACGCGCCGGCATCGCCGAGACCGCCCTGCAACAAGTGCGCGGTCTGGCCCGCGCCGGGGTCCCCGTCGTCCTCTTCTGCACGTCGGCGATCGGCGTCGAGCTGCCGCCCGGCGTCGAGCTGCACGAGACCCTGGTGCTGGCGGGCCGCCGCATCCCGCACCGGGCGCTCGGAGTGCAGCGCGCGTACGACCTCCACGACCGCCGGGTGTCCGCCTGGCTGCGCCGCCATCCCGACGCCGTCGACGTGGTCCACGCCTGGCCTCGTGGATGCCTGCGCACGCTCGCCACTGCGGCCGGGCTCGGGATCGCCGCGCTGCGCGAGTCCCCCAACGCGCACACGACCAGCACCGTGCGGGCCTCCGCCGCCGCGTCCGCCGATGCGGGCATCCCGCTGCCCGCCGACCACTCCCACGCCGCCTCCGCAGCCGTGCTGGACCAGGAGGACCGCGAGTACCGCGCCGCGACCGCCGTCCTCGTGCCCTCGGACTACGCCCGGCGCGAGTTCGTCGCCCAGGGCTTCCCCGCCGACCGGCTGCTGCAGCACCGGTACGGATGCGACCTGCAGCGGTTCCCCGCCCGCGGCCCGTTCGGCCCGCACCCTTTCCGTGCCGTGTTCATCGGGCGGGGCGACCCCACGAAGGGGCTGCACGTCGCGCTGGAGGCCTGGGTCCGCGCAGCGATCCCGGACGGCGAGCTCCTCATCGCCGGCCGGATCCAGCCCGACTACGAGGCGGCCCTTCTCCCCCTGCTCGAGGAGCCCGGCGTCCGCCGCCTCGGTTTCGTCGACGATGTGCCGGCCCTGCTCGGCACGGCCGATGTGCTGCTCCTCCCGAGCTGGACCGAGGGCAGCGCGCTCGTCATCCTGGAGGCGCAGGCGAGCGGCTGCGTCCCCCTCGTCAGCGACGCCGGCGGAGCACTCGGCACCCCCGGCGAAGACTACCTGCGCCACACGGTCGGCGACGCGGACGCCCTCGCCGACCAGCTGCGCTCCCTCGCCACAGACCCCGTCCGCCTTGCGCGGCTCTCCGCGCACCTGACGGCCGGCCGGACCGCGTTGGGCTGGGATGCCGCAGCGACGGCGCTCATCGGGTGCTACCGGGAGGCGCTGCTGATGCGGGCGGCGGAGGGGGTGGAGCGGGCGCGCTAG
- the asnB gene encoding asparagine synthase (glutamine-hydrolyzing) yields MCGIAGIHRLDGTGVDPALLHAMADRLGHRGPDDRGVWTHGAAGFAHTRLSIIDLHGSRQPMTSADGRFTLAFNGEIFNYRRLREDLQYPFTTDGDTEVILAGIAQRGIGFIDRLVGQFAFALHDSATGITHLVRDRLGVLPLYYTHGDGAVVFASEVKAILPALPRTPSVDLASLDSYLYGRSVPAPDTLYEGIHKLRPGHRAEVHPDGRLEVLRYWQPPTEDNTPRWTEQSAVDAVDVAVTQAVDAALVADVPVGAYLSGGVDSSLIVAKVAALRPGRTVHTFAAGFGDKRNDELGWARIVADAFETEHHEVHVDASDFEDLWPRLTYFRDAPLSEPADIAVFRLAEAARTTVRVILSGEGGDELFAGYPKYRAARAVQLASHLPAGLRASLANSIDPRLPARLGRARIALRVAAMRNAEDRYRTWFAPFTASERAQLLTGLPRRTAQLPDTNSDDVIRAMLLTDLWSWLPDNLLERGDRMSMAASLELRPPLLDHRLVELAFRMPSAFKVRHGSTKWLLKEVARRYVPSEVIDRKKVGFRVPLDSWFRGGLREAMWDRLTGPGSFVGETFDRTAVQNLLTRHESGAFNEENRIFTLMSLEVWHEAAFGRTAAPAH; encoded by the coding sequence ATGTGCGGAATCGCTGGAATCCACCGGCTCGACGGAACCGGCGTCGACCCTGCCCTCCTGCACGCGATGGCGGACCGTCTCGGCCATCGCGGGCCGGACGATCGGGGCGTCTGGACCCACGGCGCGGCCGGCTTCGCGCACACCAGGCTCTCGATCATCGACCTCCACGGATCGCGTCAGCCGATGACCTCCGCGGACGGCCGGTTCACCCTCGCGTTCAACGGGGAGATCTTCAACTACCGGCGGCTGCGGGAGGACCTGCAGTACCCGTTCACGACGGACGGCGACACCGAGGTCATCCTCGCGGGCATCGCCCAGCGCGGCATCGGCTTCATCGACCGGCTGGTCGGCCAGTTCGCGTTCGCGCTGCACGACTCCGCGACGGGGATCACGCACCTGGTGCGGGACCGCCTGGGCGTCCTCCCCTTGTACTACACGCACGGGGACGGCGCTGTCGTCTTCGCGTCGGAGGTCAAGGCGATCCTGCCCGCCCTGCCGCGGACGCCCTCCGTCGACCTGGCGAGCCTCGACTCCTACCTCTACGGCCGCAGCGTTCCGGCCCCGGACACCCTCTACGAGGGCATCCACAAGCTCCGCCCCGGCCACCGCGCAGAAGTCCACCCCGACGGCCGTCTGGAGGTGCTCCGCTACTGGCAGCCGCCGACGGAGGACAACACCCCGCGCTGGACCGAGCAGAGTGCGGTGGACGCGGTCGACGTGGCCGTCACGCAAGCGGTCGACGCGGCCCTCGTCGCGGACGTTCCGGTCGGCGCCTACCTCTCCGGCGGCGTCGACAGCAGTCTGATCGTCGCGAAGGTCGCCGCCCTGCGGCCCGGACGCACCGTGCACACCTTCGCCGCCGGCTTCGGGGACAAGCGGAACGACGAGCTCGGCTGGGCACGCATCGTCGCCGACGCCTTCGAGACCGAGCACCACGAGGTGCACGTCGACGCCAGCGACTTCGAGGACCTCTGGCCGCGACTCACCTACTTCCGCGACGCCCCGCTCTCCGAGCCGGCCGACATCGCCGTGTTCCGGCTCGCGGAAGCGGCGCGCACCACCGTGCGCGTCATCCTGTCGGGCGAGGGAGGCGACGAACTGTTCGCCGGCTACCCGAAGTATCGCGCCGCGCGAGCCGTTCAGCTCGCGTCGCACCTGCCGGCCGGCCTGCGCGCGAGCCTCGCCAACAGCATCGACCCCCGGCTGCCCGCCCGCCTCGGCCGGGCCCGCATCGCCCTCCGCGTCGCCGCGATGCGGAATGCCGAAGACCGCTACCGCACCTGGTTCGCCCCGTTCACGGCCAGCGAGCGCGCCCAGCTGCTCACGGGACTCCCCCGGCGCACGGCGCAGCTGCCCGACACGAACTCCGACGACGTCATCCGTGCCATGCTGCTGACAGACCTGTGGAGCTGGCTGCCCGACAACCTGCTCGAGCGCGGGGATCGGATGTCGATGGCCGCCTCCCTCGAGCTGCGCCCGCCGCTGCTGGACCACCGGCTCGTGGAGCTCGCGTTCCGGATGCCGTCGGCGTTCAAGGTGCGGCACGGCTCCACCAAGTGGCTGCTCAAGGAGGTCGCGCGCCGGTACGTCCCCTCCGAGGTGATCGACCGCAAGAAGGTGGGCTTCCGCGTGCCGCTCGACTCCTGGTTCCGCGGCGGGCTGCGCGAGGCGATGTGGGACCGGCTCACCGGGCCGGGATCCTTCGTCGGCGAGACGTTCGACCGCACCGCGGTGCAGAACCTGCTCACCCGGCACGAGAGCGGCGCCTTCAACGAGGAGAACCGCATCTTCACGCTGATGAGCCTCGAAGTGTGGCACGAGGCCGCGTTCGGCCGCACCGCCGCCCCGGCGCACTAG
- a CDS encoding glycosyltransferase family 4 protein has protein sequence MKKKLPGARRRVLIIVQNLPVPLDRRVWLECKALTAQGYQVSVICPKGPGDPSYQELDGVAIFKYPPAREAQGIAGFVWEFAYSWIRTAGLSLKVRRRRGFDVIQACNPPDTYWLLALLWRWRKVRFVFDQHDLNPELFLSRFGEPASLPSRIQYNGLRWLERRTYRASDHVISTNGSYRSVAMTRGGLPAEEITIVRSGPDTRVMRPVLPPAGLKQPGTFLLAYLGIMGPQDGVDRALEVMEELVHRRGRTDVHAVLMGFGDCYKDLRAQCTELGLDDHVTFTGRVGPREIAEYLSAADLGLGPDQKTPLNDVSTMNKTMEYMAFALPSVSFDLVETRVSGGDTAVYVPSGDIGAFADAVEALLDDPERRAALGRAARERVSVELDWRAQAQAYVSVFDRVLDRPLDPQRLTAWPFAVDQARPDAGLTPVDLDDPEAFSAFLADRGVASPATTPVEG, from the coding sequence GTGAAGAAGAAGCTGCCCGGCGCACGCAGACGTGTGCTCATCATCGTCCAGAACCTGCCCGTCCCCCTCGACCGGAGGGTGTGGCTGGAGTGCAAGGCCCTGACCGCTCAGGGGTACCAGGTGTCCGTGATCTGCCCCAAGGGCCCCGGGGATCCGTCGTACCAGGAGCTCGACGGCGTCGCCATCTTCAAGTACCCCCCGGCGCGCGAGGCGCAGGGCATCGCGGGCTTCGTGTGGGAGTTCGCCTACTCCTGGATCCGCACCGCCGGCCTCTCGCTGAAGGTGCGCCGCCGCCGCGGCTTCGACGTCATCCAGGCCTGCAACCCGCCGGACACGTACTGGCTGCTCGCCCTGCTGTGGCGGTGGCGGAAGGTGCGTTTCGTGTTCGATCAGCACGACCTCAACCCGGAGCTCTTCCTCTCGCGCTTCGGCGAGCCGGCCTCGCTCCCGAGCCGCATCCAGTACAACGGCCTGCGCTGGCTGGAGCGGCGCACCTACCGGGCGTCCGACCATGTCATCTCGACGAACGGCAGCTATCGCTCGGTCGCGATGACCCGCGGCGGTCTGCCCGCCGAAGAGATCACGATCGTCCGCAGCGGCCCGGACACGCGCGTGATGCGTCCGGTGCTTCCCCCTGCCGGACTCAAGCAGCCGGGGACCTTCCTGCTCGCCTACCTCGGCATCATGGGCCCTCAGGACGGCGTCGACCGGGCGCTGGAGGTCATGGAGGAGCTCGTCCACCGGCGTGGTCGCACCGATGTGCACGCCGTGCTCATGGGCTTCGGCGACTGCTACAAGGATCTCCGTGCGCAGTGCACCGAGCTCGGCCTCGACGACCACGTCACCTTCACGGGCCGGGTCGGGCCGCGGGAGATCGCCGAGTACCTGAGCGCGGCCGACCTCGGGCTCGGGCCGGATCAGAAGACCCCGCTGAACGACGTCTCCACGATGAACAAGACCATGGAGTACATGGCGTTCGCGCTGCCCTCGGTCTCGTTCGACCTCGTCGAGACCCGCGTCTCCGGTGGTGACACGGCCGTGTACGTCCCGTCGGGCGACATCGGGGCGTTCGCCGACGCCGTGGAGGCCCTGCTCGACGACCCGGAGCGCCGGGCGGCGCTGGGCCGCGCCGCCCGGGAGCGCGTCTCCGTCGAGCTGGATTGGCGCGCCCAGGCGCAGGCGTACGTGAGCGTCTTCGACCGGGTGCTCGACCGACCGCTCGATCCCCAGCGGCTCACAGCGTGGCCGTTCGCCGTCGACCAGGCGCGTCCCGATGCCGGTCTGACGCCGGTCGATCTCGACGATCCGGAGGCGTTCTCCGCGTTTCTCGCCGATCGGGGAGTCGCGTCGCCGGCGACCACCCCCGTAGAGGGGTAA
- a CDS encoding sugar transferase, whose translation MTVIRPRQLAPTRRLRRPVDVRTGDPQLQPVGTPRGGGRHWAAHYRVRLGITDTVIVLASVSAAFLIRFGVGDVVPNLLAFPFGYGAISLIIVAGWLFALSAGHTRDSRVVGMGLSEYKLVAESSALAFGLLAILFLVAQVDIARGYFLVALPIGASALIFSRWTWRRWLLRQRRFDNYLSRAIVVGSADDIEYVAGQIRRKSGAAYNVVGAVPDEPGLVTIGSDADRLPVVADLAGITAAADRLGVDTVIVAGQPRGGSRFIRNLGWALEGTATDLVLASRLTDVAGPRIHFRPVEGLPLIHVEIPQFTGGKHVLKRALDVVASAAALVVLALPMLVLGIVIRLDSAGPALFRQERVGRNGSTFTMLKFRSMAVDAEARLASLQQQNEGSGLLFKMKDDPRVTRVGRFIRKFSLDEFPQLWNVLVGDMSLVGPRPPLRREVDGYESHVHRRLYIKPGLTGMWQVNGRSDLSWEESVRLDLYYVENWSLAGDLVILWRTAKVLLQPTGAY comes from the coding sequence ATGACCGTCATCCGCCCCCGCCAGCTCGCCCCCACCCGGCGCCTCCGCCGCCCGGTGGACGTCCGCACGGGCGACCCGCAGCTGCAGCCGGTCGGCACGCCGCGCGGCGGCGGACGGCACTGGGCGGCGCACTACCGGGTGCGGCTCGGCATCACGGACACCGTGATCGTGCTGGCGTCGGTCTCGGCCGCGTTCCTCATCCGCTTCGGGGTCGGGGACGTGGTGCCCAATCTGCTCGCCTTCCCGTTCGGCTACGGCGCGATCTCCCTCATCATCGTCGCGGGATGGCTGTTCGCCCTGAGCGCCGGACACACCCGCGACTCCCGCGTGGTCGGGATGGGGCTCTCCGAGTACAAGCTCGTCGCCGAGTCCAGCGCCCTCGCGTTCGGTCTCCTCGCCATCCTCTTTCTCGTCGCGCAGGTCGACATCGCCCGCGGCTACTTCCTCGTCGCGCTGCCGATCGGCGCCTCCGCCCTCATCTTCAGCCGGTGGACGTGGCGGCGGTGGCTGCTGCGCCAGCGCCGGTTCGACAATTACCTCTCCCGCGCGATCGTGGTCGGCAGCGCCGACGACATCGAGTACGTCGCGGGACAGATCCGGCGCAAGTCCGGCGCGGCCTACAACGTCGTGGGCGCCGTGCCGGACGAGCCCGGCCTCGTCACCATCGGATCCGACGCCGACCGGCTCCCGGTCGTCGCCGATCTGGCGGGTATCACCGCGGCGGCGGACCGGCTGGGCGTCGACACGGTCATCGTCGCGGGCCAGCCTCGCGGGGGCAGCCGGTTCATCCGCAACCTGGGCTGGGCGCTCGAGGGCACGGCGACCGATCTCGTCCTGGCCTCCCGGCTGACCGACGTCGCCGGGCCGCGCATCCACTTCCGCCCGGTGGAGGGCCTGCCGCTCATCCACGTCGAGATCCCGCAGTTCACCGGTGGCAAGCACGTGCTGAAGCGCGCGCTGGACGTCGTCGCCTCGGCTGCCGCCCTGGTCGTGCTCGCGCTCCCCATGCTGGTCCTCGGGATCGTCATCCGTCTCGACAGCGCCGGCCCCGCCCTGTTCCGTCAGGAGCGCGTCGGCCGCAACGGCTCGACCTTCACGATGCTCAAGTTCCGCTCCATGGCGGTCGACGCGGAGGCCCGCCTCGCGTCGCTGCAGCAGCAGAACGAAGGCTCCGGCCTCCTGTTCAAGATGAAGGACGACCCCCGCGTCACCCGCGTCGGACGCTTCATCCGCAAGTTCTCGCTCGACGAGTTCCCGCAGCTGTGGAACGTGCTCGTCGGCGACATGAGCCTCGTCGGACCCCGCCCGCCACTGCGGCGCGAGGTCGACGGGTACGAGAGCCACGTCCACCGCCGCTTGTACATCAAGCCGGGTCTCACGGGGATGTGGCAGGTCAACGGCCGCTCCGATCTCTCC
- the lhgO gene encoding L-2-hydroxyglutarate oxidase, protein MRSATIVGGGILGLAVAERLAREGRTVTLLEKEDRWAAHQTGHNSGVIHAGPYYAPGSLKAEMCRAGNASMAAFAAEHGIPHEIGGKLIVATAEKELPGLDRLAERARANGVPSRLVGPEEAREFEPEVAAVRALRVETTGIVDYAAVSRRLAELAGEHGAELLTGARVRRVAVTGAGVEVEHDRGTSRSDVLINCAGLQADRVARLAGIEPEVRIMPFRGEYYELKEERRPLVRGLIYPVPDPDLPFLGVHLTRGVDGGVHAGPNAVLALAREGYRWSDIRLGDAWDAATYPGFLRLARRNLGTGAAEVARSFSRTLFARSLARLVPALQRDDIVRAGSGVRAQAMRRDGSLADDFVIQPAARQLHVLNAPSPAATSSLEIAAHIVAAADGLD, encoded by the coding sequence GTGAGATCCGCGACGATCGTCGGCGGCGGCATCCTCGGCCTCGCCGTCGCAGAACGCCTCGCCCGGGAGGGACGCACGGTCACCCTGCTCGAGAAGGAGGACCGCTGGGCGGCTCACCAGACGGGACACAACTCCGGCGTCATCCACGCCGGTCCCTACTACGCGCCCGGGTCCCTCAAGGCGGAGATGTGCCGGGCGGGCAACGCGTCGATGGCGGCCTTCGCCGCCGAGCACGGCATCCCGCACGAGATCGGCGGCAAGCTCATCGTCGCGACCGCCGAGAAGGAGCTTCCGGGCCTCGATCGACTGGCCGAGCGCGCCCGCGCCAACGGGGTGCCCTCCCGACTCGTCGGGCCGGAGGAGGCGCGCGAGTTCGAGCCCGAGGTCGCGGCCGTGCGCGCACTGCGCGTGGAGACCACCGGCATCGTCGACTACGCGGCCGTCAGCCGGCGCCTCGCCGAGCTGGCGGGCGAGCACGGCGCGGAGCTGCTCACCGGCGCCCGGGTGCGTCGCGTCGCCGTCACGGGCGCGGGCGTGGAGGTCGAGCACGACCGGGGCACGTCCCGCTCGGACGTCCTCATCAACTGCGCCGGTCTGCAGGCCGACCGGGTCGCGCGCCTCGCCGGGATCGAGCCGGAGGTGCGGATCATGCCCTTCCGCGGCGAGTACTACGAGCTGAAGGAGGAGCGCCGCCCGCTCGTCCGCGGCCTCATCTACCCCGTCCCCGACCCCGACCTCCCCTTCCTCGGCGTGCATCTGACGCGCGGAGTCGACGGCGGCGTGCACGCCGGCCCGAACGCCGTGCTCGCGCTCGCTCGGGAGGGGTACCGATGGTCCGACATCCGCCTCGGCGACGCGTGGGACGCCGCGACCTATCCCGGCTTCCTGCGCCTGGCGCGCCGCAATCTCGGCACCGGCGCCGCCGAGGTGGCGCGCTCCTTCTCGCGCACCCTGTTCGCCCGCAGCCTCGCGCGGCTGGTTCCGGCCCTCCAACGCGACGACATCGTGCGCGCCGGATCGGGGGTCCGCGCGCAGGCCATGCGGCGGGACGGCTCCCTCGCGGACGACTTCGTCATCCAGCCGGCGGCACGCCAGCTGCACGTGCTCAACGCCCCGTCGCCCGCAGCGACCAGCTCGCTCGAGATCGCCGCCCACATCGTCGCCGCGGCCGACGGACTGGACTGA